In one Candidatus Nitronereus thalassa genomic region, the following are encoded:
- a CDS encoding CusA/CzcA family heavy metal efflux RND transporter, with product MIERIIGWSARNGFIVGLLVLFLMGWGIWVVARTPLDALPDLSDVQVIVFTEWPGRSPDLVEDQITYPIVTSMLGAPQIKYVRGQSFLGLSFVYIVFQDGTDMYWARSRVVEYMQGVTDKLPEGVAPTLGPDATGVGWVFQYALVDENGQHSLADLRSFQDWSLRYWLQSVPGVSEVASIGGFVKQYQVQVDPVKLQGYGIGLSEVIQAVRRSNNEVGGRVIEASEREYMVRGRGYIRSLDDLHNIPVGTDGQGTPITVRDIAHVTIGPDMRRGIAELDGMGEVVGGIVIMRYGENALEVIDRVKQKLQDIEPSIPEGIRVVPVYDRSDLILRAVATLKEKLIEISVVVSLVSLVFLFHIRSALVPILLLPVAVLLSFIAMYYLGISSNVMSLSGIAIAIGAMVDAVIVMVENAHRRLEEWDQQGRIGSRNDVIIRAAQEVGKPLFFSLLIITVSFLPIFTLEAQEGRLFKPLAYTKTFAMFFAALASIMVAPLFMQWFIRGRITPESRNPLNRFLIWIYTPMVKIVLRVRWLVVGLAIGGMILVWPIYEKLGSEFMPPLNEGTILYMPTSLPGLSVQKASQILQTQDRLLKEFPEVDRVFGKMGRARTATDPAPLNMAETIVTLKPQEAWRPGMTWDKLIAEMDQRVKMPGMPNIWWMPIQTRTEMLATGIRSSLGIKILGPGLEELERLGLQIEGLLQSLEGTRSAYAERVTGGYYLDIDVNRVSAARYGLTVADVQDVIESAIGGKNITWTVEGRERYPINVRYPRELRQDVDALQRVLVMTPQGEQIPLAQLSSITKTTGPPSIRDENGSLASIVFVDVAGQDLGTYVQKAKELVQEHVKLPPGYSLQWAGQYQYLERAQQQLRIVIPLTLFLIFVLLYLNFRSMARCLLVLLSVPFSLVGAIWYLNFLGYNLSVAVWVGLIALAGVAAETGVIMIMFLDEACARRQQENRLQSLTDLRDAVVEGAVLRVRPKIMTASAIFLGLLPIMWSHGTGADVMKRIAAPMIGGMVTATLLTLLVIPALYVMWRKFEIEKQLRSQKETT from the coding sequence ATGATTGAACGAATCATCGGGTGGAGTGCACGCAACGGCTTTATTGTAGGATTACTGGTTCTCTTCCTTATGGGTTGGGGAATCTGGGTAGTGGCTCGCACTCCCCTTGATGCCTTGCCTGATCTATCGGATGTTCAGGTGATTGTGTTCACGGAGTGGCCGGGCCGAAGTCCTGATTTAGTCGAGGATCAAATCACCTATCCCATTGTCACGTCCATGTTGGGAGCCCCACAGATCAAATATGTGCGGGGACAATCCTTTCTTGGTCTCTCCTTCGTCTACATCGTGTTTCAAGATGGGACCGACATGTATTGGGCAAGAAGCCGTGTCGTGGAATACATGCAAGGCGTAACGGATAAACTCCCCGAAGGTGTCGCTCCCACACTCGGTCCCGATGCCACGGGGGTGGGCTGGGTCTTTCAATATGCCTTGGTTGATGAAAACGGCCAACACAGTTTAGCCGACCTTCGATCATTTCAAGATTGGTCTTTGCGCTATTGGTTGCAAAGCGTACCAGGAGTTTCAGAGGTGGCTTCGATTGGCGGATTCGTGAAGCAATATCAAGTGCAAGTCGATCCCGTGAAACTGCAAGGGTACGGCATTGGTCTTTCCGAGGTGATTCAAGCGGTTCGCCGCAGCAATAACGAGGTCGGCGGACGGGTGATTGAAGCCAGTGAACGGGAATACATGGTACGAGGCCGAGGTTATATTCGTTCCCTGGATGATCTCCACAACATACCCGTGGGCACAGATGGTCAGGGGACGCCGATTACCGTCCGGGATATTGCCCACGTCACTATCGGTCCGGATATGCGGCGAGGAATCGCAGAGTTGGATGGAATGGGAGAAGTCGTTGGAGGCATCGTCATCATGCGCTACGGCGAAAATGCCCTTGAAGTGATTGATCGGGTGAAACAGAAATTACAAGACATTGAGCCGTCGATTCCCGAAGGTATTCGTGTGGTCCCCGTGTACGATCGGTCTGACTTGATCCTTCGAGCTGTGGCCACATTAAAGGAAAAACTTATTGAAATTAGTGTGGTCGTCAGCCTGGTTAGCCTGGTCTTTCTCTTTCACATTCGGTCAGCCCTGGTGCCGATTCTTCTGCTACCCGTGGCCGTGTTGCTCTCGTTCATTGCGATGTATTACTTGGGGATCAGTTCGAATGTGATGTCACTTTCGGGCATCGCAATCGCGATTGGGGCCATGGTCGATGCGGTCATCGTCATGGTGGAAAATGCTCACCGGCGATTAGAAGAGTGGGACCAACAGGGTCGAATAGGTTCCCGAAATGACGTGATTATTCGGGCAGCACAAGAAGTGGGTAAGCCCCTCTTTTTTTCCTTGCTGATTATCACGGTATCCTTTCTACCTATTTTCACTTTGGAAGCACAGGAAGGGCGGCTGTTTAAGCCGCTCGCTTATACCAAAACTTTTGCCATGTTCTTTGCTGCGCTCGCCTCTATCATGGTGGCTCCGCTGTTCATGCAGTGGTTCATTCGTGGTCGGATCACACCAGAAAGCCGAAATCCGTTGAACCGATTTCTTATTTGGATCTATACCCCCATGGTGAAGATTGTTTTGCGTGTCCGATGGCTTGTGGTGGGATTAGCGATTGGAGGGATGATTCTGGTGTGGCCCATCTACGAAAAGTTGGGGTCGGAATTCATGCCTCCTCTGAACGAAGGCACGATTTTGTATATGCCCACATCGCTTCCGGGCCTGTCTGTTCAGAAAGCCAGCCAAATTCTTCAGACCCAGGATCGACTGTTAAAGGAGTTCCCCGAGGTGGATCGTGTGTTTGGGAAAATGGGTCGGGCACGTACCGCCACTGATCCAGCCCCATTAAATATGGCCGAGACCATCGTGACGCTCAAGCCTCAGGAAGCCTGGCGGCCAGGCATGACATGGGACAAGTTGATTGCCGAAATGGATCAACGGGTCAAAATGCCGGGCATGCCGAACATTTGGTGGATGCCGATTCAAACCAGAACCGAAATGCTCGCCACGGGCATCCGCAGTAGTCTGGGAATTAAAATCTTAGGGCCTGGGTTAGAGGAACTGGAACGATTGGGTTTACAGATCGAAGGCCTGCTCCAATCTCTTGAGGGAACACGCAGTGCGTATGCCGAGCGGGTCACCGGAGGATACTATTTGGACATCGATGTCAATCGCGTTTCGGCAGCCCGATACGGATTGACCGTGGCCGATGTTCAAGATGTAATTGAATCCGCCATAGGCGGAAAGAACATTACCTGGACGGTGGAAGGCCGTGAACGCTATCCCATTAATGTTCGGTACCCTCGCGAACTACGCCAAGATGTCGATGCCCTTCAACGCGTCCTTGTGATGACACCCCAAGGAGAGCAAATCCCACTTGCACAACTATCCAGCATCACTAAGACCACCGGTCCCCCATCCATTAGAGATGAAAACGGGTCCCTCGCCAGTATTGTGTTTGTTGATGTGGCTGGCCAAGATTTGGGAACCTATGTTCAGAAGGCCAAGGAGTTGGTTCAAGAACATGTGAAGCTCCCACCGGGATACTCGTTACAATGGGCAGGTCAATACCAATATCTTGAACGGGCCCAACAACAACTTCGGATTGTCATTCCCTTAACGCTCTTTCTCATTTTTGTGTTGCTGTACCTCAACTTTCGGTCCATGGCCCGATGTCTGCTGGTTCTTCTCTCAGTTCCGTTTTCCTTGGTCGGAGCGATTTGGTATTTGAATTTTCTGGGATACAATTTGAGCGTGGCCGTCTGGGTGGGGCTTATTGCCTTGGCGGGTGTGGCGGCTGAAACCGGCGTGATTATGATCATGTTTCTGGATGAAGCCTGTGCCCGGCGACAGCAAGAGAACCGGCTTCAGTCGCTCACCGATCTTCGCGATGCCGTTGTCGAGGGGGCGGTGCTACGAGTACGTCCCAAAATCATGACGGCTTCAGCCATCTTTTTAGGATTACTACCCATCATGTGGAGTCACGGCACTGGGGCAGATGTAATGAAACGGATTGCCGCTCCTATGATTGGAGGAATGGTGACCGCAACCCTTCTCACCCTCCTGGTCATTCCTGCGTTGTATGTAATGTGGAGAAAATTTGAGATAGAAAAACAGTTAAGATCACAAAAAGAAACAACATAA
- a CDS encoding FixH family protein gives MHKLKPKRFIGMVIGLVIIVVGGGVLLLKKEVLHQFQPKAERPSNIAGQPKPTMPSMERIAMPAGTEVGPAQAYAMVPPTQQQLIGVKTDMVGKQHLETAIRAVGRVDYDEKRIAHVNLRISGWVEGLFVNETGKFVRKGQPLFTLYSQELVTTQEEYLLALSTQDQLQDSPLPEVREQAAQVVETARDRLRLWTLTDDQIRDLASRGKPQTYVTIFSPVSGHVIEKKVFKGMYVEPTMTLYSIADLSTVWVQAEIFEYEMPFVRVNQKANLTLDAYPGESFHGQVAYIYPYLNKEARTVKVRLEFLNPTLRLKPDMYGTASIQVKRGHKLAVPDQAILDSGMRKVVFVVRGEGMFEPRQITVGPKVGPYYEVVEGLREGERIVTSGTFLLDSESQLMTSTNMMGALGMGGVKMEQAAMGEMDMGGMDMGGMNMKMDMKMDMKGQEMTAEKQPPAGRLEKKAGGLTLVFTTDPTPARMGENRVHVTVTDKNGKPVTDAKIQVTFTMPMPGMIPATVSMTPGKQGTYDAKVNLGMAGQWDLTVTIQRPGLPEVNATFSVVAGGGGMSGMPGM, from the coding sequence ATGCACAAGTTGAAACCAAAACGGTTCATAGGGATGGTAATTGGACTCGTGATCATCGTCGTGGGAGGAGGGGTGCTTCTTCTGAAGAAGGAGGTATTGCACCAATTTCAGCCGAAGGCCGAGAGACCTTCAAACATAGCAGGACAGCCTAAGCCAACCATGCCTTCAATGGAAAGGATTGCGATGCCTGCTGGTACAGAGGTAGGACCGGCGCAGGCCTATGCCATGGTTCCACCGACGCAGCAGCAGTTGATCGGTGTCAAAACCGACATGGTCGGCAAGCAACACCTTGAAACCGCCATCCGCGCGGTGGGAAGAGTGGATTACGACGAGAAACGCATTGCCCACGTCAATCTTCGGATTTCGGGATGGGTTGAGGGTCTATTTGTGAATGAGACTGGAAAATTTGTGCGTAAAGGTCAGCCCTTGTTCACTTTGTACAGCCAAGAACTTGTCACCACGCAAGAGGAGTACTTGCTTGCCTTGAGCACACAAGACCAACTTCAGGACAGTCCCCTTCCGGAGGTCCGGGAACAAGCCGCGCAGGTGGTCGAGACAGCTCGCGACCGCTTGCGATTGTGGACCCTCACGGATGATCAGATCCGTGACCTAGCCAGCCGAGGAAAACCGCAGACCTACGTGACAATCTTTTCGCCTGTTTCGGGACATGTGATCGAGAAAAAGGTGTTTAAGGGGATGTATGTGGAACCAACGATGACCCTGTATTCGATCGCGGATCTCTCGACCGTTTGGGTTCAGGCGGAGATTTTCGAGTATGAAATGCCCTTCGTGCGCGTGAACCAAAAAGCGAACTTGACCCTTGATGCCTATCCAGGAGAAAGCTTTCATGGACAGGTTGCCTACATCTATCCCTACCTGAACAAAGAAGCACGGACCGTCAAAGTCCGTCTGGAATTCTTAAATCCCACCCTTCGGTTGAAACCCGACATGTATGGGACTGCATCGATTCAGGTCAAGCGGGGACACAAACTCGCGGTTCCGGACCAGGCAATACTCGATTCCGGCATGCGGAAAGTGGTCTTCGTCGTGCGAGGCGAAGGCATGTTTGAACCACGGCAAATCACCGTTGGCCCCAAGGTTGGGCCTTACTATGAAGTCGTCGAAGGATTGCGGGAGGGGGAGCGGATCGTGACGTCGGGGACCTTTCTCCTGGATTCTGAAAGCCAACTGATGACCTCCACGAACATGATGGGGGCCCTGGGGATGGGCGGCGTTAAGATGGAGCAGGCGGCAATGGGGGAGATGGACATGGGGGGAATGGATATGGGCGGTATGAACATGAAAATGGATATGAAGATGGACATGAAGGGTCAGGAGATGACGGCAGAGAAGCAGCCTCCCGCAGGAAGGCTTGAGAAGAAAGCCGGCGGGCTCACGTTGGTCTTTACCACCGACCCAACGCCCGCGCGGATGGGGGAAAACCGTGTTCACGTGACGGTGACCGACAAAAACGGGAAGCCTGTCACGGACGCCAAGATTCAGGTCACCTTCACCATGCCGATGCCAGGCATGATTCCAGCAACCGTTTCAATGACGCCTGGAAAACAAGGAACCTACGACGCCAAGGTGAACCTTGGCATGGCTGGACAATGGGATCTCACGGTTACGATCCAACGTCCTGGGCTACCCGAGGTCAACGCAACCTTTTCGGTGGTCGCAGGAGGTGGCGGAATGTCCGGGATGCCGGGAATGTGA
- a CDS encoding TolC family protein, protein MQRKNIIWGQLFLLSTFLLGTPGFLSAEEQDQKAKILELRPLIQEALQNNPEVAAFREQLKAMQERIPQARTLEDPEVKIQLWNTPETLDVTGTQRTIYGVAQRFPFPGVLSQQEEVAAREADQAAQRLAAKEREIMAAIKAAYYDLFYAHKAIEIHHEQIKLLKQFFKIANAKFRVGKGTQVEVLQAQVELSKLFQHLPVLEQRRQTAQAHLNTLLNRRAQAPLGAPRKPASQHPLQTHEQLVDQALRLRPELQEIDLAVAQFESATKLARLQYYPKLRVELQRWQNHNTDDGFGGNVTMNIPFSFWTKPKYDAGVREATARVRVARSKKQTLENQTRFQIKDLVAQIEATGQVVELYATTVLPQAKQTLKAANAGYRTDRTDFLDLIDAERALITYQLEYFRALVDREQQVAALERVLGVEL, encoded by the coding sequence ATGCAACGAAAAAATATTATATGGGGGCAACTCTTTTTGCTCAGCACTTTTCTGTTGGGAACCCCCGGTTTTCTTTCGGCGGAGGAACAGGACCAAAAAGCGAAGATTTTGGAGTTAAGGCCGTTGATCCAGGAAGCGCTTCAGAACAATCCAGAAGTGGCGGCGTTTCGTGAGCAACTGAAGGCGATGCAGGAACGCATTCCTCAAGCCCGCACGCTGGAAGATCCCGAGGTGAAGATCCAGCTTTGGAATACACCGGAAACCTTGGATGTCACCGGTACCCAAAGGACCATTTACGGGGTGGCTCAACGATTTCCTTTTCCAGGCGTACTGTCTCAGCAGGAGGAGGTTGCTGCCCGTGAAGCTGACCAAGCAGCGCAGCGCTTGGCCGCTAAAGAACGCGAGATCATGGCGGCCATCAAGGCCGCATACTATGATCTGTTTTATGCACACAAAGCCATTGAGATTCATCATGAGCAGATCAAGTTGCTCAAACAGTTCTTTAAAATTGCCAATGCCAAGTTTCGTGTTGGGAAAGGAACCCAGGTGGAGGTACTCCAGGCGCAGGTGGAGCTTTCAAAACTCTTTCAGCATTTACCGGTCTTGGAGCAACGCCGACAGACCGCCCAGGCCCATCTGAATACCCTTTTGAATCGCAGGGCCCAGGCTCCACTCGGCGCTCCGCGCAAGCCCGCTTCCCAGCACCCGCTCCAGACACATGAACAACTTGTGGATCAGGCTCTTCGCCTGCGGCCCGAGCTCCAAGAGATTGATCTGGCTGTCGCTCAGTTTGAATCGGCAACCAAACTGGCCCGTCTCCAGTATTACCCGAAACTGCGAGTGGAGCTGCAACGCTGGCAAAACCACAATACGGATGACGGGTTTGGAGGAAATGTCACGATGAACATCCCGTTTTCCTTTTGGACGAAACCGAAATATGACGCTGGTGTGCGGGAAGCCACCGCACGGGTGAGGGTGGCACGGTCAAAAAAACAGACGCTGGAAAACCAGACGCGGTTCCAAATTAAAGATCTCGTGGCGCAGATCGAAGCCACAGGACAAGTGGTGGAACTTTATGCGACAACGGTTCTCCCGCAAGCGAAACAAACCCTGAAAGCCGCCAATGCCGGTTATCGCACCGATCGAACCGACTTTCTGGATCTGATTGACGCGGAACGGGCCCTGATCACGTATCAACTCGAATATTTCCGGGCGCTCGTAGATCGGGAACAACAAGTGGCCGCGCTCGAACGAGTCCTCGGCGTTGAACTCTGA